A genomic window from Carassius gibelio isolate Cgi1373 ecotype wild population from Czech Republic chromosome A11, carGib1.2-hapl.c, whole genome shotgun sequence includes:
- the LOC128022573 gene encoding mediator of RNA polymerase II transcription subunit 26-like isoform X1 produces the protein MKRASLRPQQLKEKLLQAIDAQSNQIQNMMAVLDVICCLESYPMTKEALVETRFGKLINDVRKKSTDEDLVKRLKNLIRHWRRMVGVNEVTVEALSNFAVSLTSAECIPGSTQTLTEHDHSNMSERAEMLQGSLPDKTIKNPNSFRKSKIPVRAIKPYSSSIKCLQQSTSWRTSLSNHHFQNDHKTIIKDKHMSERNTTPASHSDKKHFFSAKEPAQSTSSTPHQPNSFFQDSHVKMQQPSDLLNILQPAPLNGNLDEVSSTVKETNIGAIEYKTRKKQYNSHTVTHNGGDRTNTAQLQAAKLANDSHTRPISSKTLTKDGQRSTGSEIQDGDQQINWREMSQSKMIQNSLLTSEKSGMSFSVDENIKQEVKNSRECRKTHGFIPEFPVKALPGVSREVTERDLIRIHSQRWHGVNGCYDNQNNWYDWTQSITLDPYGDGSKFKILPYVGIDYRV, from the exons ATGAAAAGAGCTTCATTAAGACCTCAACAGCTCAAAGAGAAGCTCCTTCAGGCCATCGATGCTCAAAGTAAC CAGATACAGAACATGATGGCTGTTTTGGATGTGATATGCTGCTTGGAAAGTTACCCCATGACTAAAGAGGCTCTAGTG GAAACCAGGTTTGGAAAGTTGATCAATGATGTGAGAAAAAAGAGCACAGATGAAGATCTTGTTAAACGTTTAAAAAATCTGATTCGACATTGGCGGAGGATGGTTGGAGTAAATGAAGTCACCGTAGAAGCGCTCTCAAACTTTGCAGTCAGTTTGACTTCTGCTGAATGTATTCCTGGCTCTACACAAACCCTTACTGAACATGACCACAGTAACATGAGTGAGAGAGCTGAAATGTTGCAGGGTTCTCTACCAGATAAAACCATTAAGAATCCAAACAGTTTTAGAAAAAGTAAAATACCTGTCCGTGCGATCAAACCATATTCTTCGTCCATCAAGTGTTTACAACAGTCCACAAGCTGGAGAACATCTCTGTCCAATCATCATTTCCAAAATGACCATAAGACCATTATCAAAGACAAGCACATGTCTGAAAGAAACACCACCCCTGCCAGTCACAGCGACAAAAAGCACTTTTTTTCAGCCAAGGAACCAGCCCAATCCACTTCCAGTACTCCTCATCAACCAAATTCATTCTTCCAAGATTCACATGTAAAGATGCAACAGCCTTCAGACCTCCTCAACATACTCCAACCTGCTCCACTAAATGGTAACCTCGATGAGGTCTCCAGCACAGTGAAAGAGACAAACATAGGGGCTATTGAGTATAAGACGAGGAAGAAACAGTATAACAGTCACACTGTCACACACAATGGAGGGGACCGTACCAACACTGCACAACTGCAAGCGGCCAAACTAGCAAATGATTCTCATACTCGACCCATATCAAGCAAAACACTTACAAAAGATGGGCAGAGATCAACGGGAAGTGAAATCCAGGACGGTGATCAACAGATAAACTGGAGAGAGATGTCACAAAGTAAGATGATTCAGAATAGCTTACTGACTTCAGAGAAGTCCGGGATGAGCTTTTCTGTGGATGAAAACATCAAGCAAGAGGTAAAGAATTCCAGAGAGTGCAGGAAAACTCATGGGTTTATCCCAGAGTTCCCTGTGAAAGCCCTTCCAGGGGTCAGCCGAGAGGTCACGGAGCGAGACCTCATCAGGATACACAGTCAGCGATGGCACGGTGTGAATGGCTGTTACGATAACCAGAATAACTGGTATGACTGGACTCAGTCCATCACCCTGGATCCATATGGGGATGGAAGTAAATTTAAGATTTTGCCTTATGTTGGCATAGATTATAGAGTATGA
- the LOC128022573 gene encoding mediator of RNA polymerase II transcription subunit 26-like isoform X2 gives MKRASLRPQQLKEKLLQAIDAQSNIQNMMAVLDVICCLESYPMTKEALVETRFGKLINDVRKKSTDEDLVKRLKNLIRHWRRMVGVNEVTVEALSNFAVSLTSAECIPGSTQTLTEHDHSNMSERAEMLQGSLPDKTIKNPNSFRKSKIPVRAIKPYSSSIKCLQQSTSWRTSLSNHHFQNDHKTIIKDKHMSERNTTPASHSDKKHFFSAKEPAQSTSSTPHQPNSFFQDSHVKMQQPSDLLNILQPAPLNGNLDEVSSTVKETNIGAIEYKTRKKQYNSHTVTHNGGDRTNTAQLQAAKLANDSHTRPISSKTLTKDGQRSTGSEIQDGDQQINWREMSQSKMIQNSLLTSEKSGMSFSVDENIKQEVKNSRECRKTHGFIPEFPVKALPGVSREVTERDLIRIHSQRWHGVNGCYDNQNNWYDWTQSITLDPYGDGSKFKILPYVGIDYRV, from the exons ATGAAAAGAGCTTCATTAAGACCTCAACAGCTCAAAGAGAAGCTCCTTCAGGCCATCGATGCTCAAAGTAAC ATACAGAACATGATGGCTGTTTTGGATGTGATATGCTGCTTGGAAAGTTACCCCATGACTAAAGAGGCTCTAGTG GAAACCAGGTTTGGAAAGTTGATCAATGATGTGAGAAAAAAGAGCACAGATGAAGATCTTGTTAAACGTTTAAAAAATCTGATTCGACATTGGCGGAGGATGGTTGGAGTAAATGAAGTCACCGTAGAAGCGCTCTCAAACTTTGCAGTCAGTTTGACTTCTGCTGAATGTATTCCTGGCTCTACACAAACCCTTACTGAACATGACCACAGTAACATGAGTGAGAGAGCTGAAATGTTGCAGGGTTCTCTACCAGATAAAACCATTAAGAATCCAAACAGTTTTAGAAAAAGTAAAATACCTGTCCGTGCGATCAAACCATATTCTTCGTCCATCAAGTGTTTACAACAGTCCACAAGCTGGAGAACATCTCTGTCCAATCATCATTTCCAAAATGACCATAAGACCATTATCAAAGACAAGCACATGTCTGAAAGAAACACCACCCCTGCCAGTCACAGCGACAAAAAGCACTTTTTTTCAGCCAAGGAACCAGCCCAATCCACTTCCAGTACTCCTCATCAACCAAATTCATTCTTCCAAGATTCACATGTAAAGATGCAACAGCCTTCAGACCTCCTCAACATACTCCAACCTGCTCCACTAAATGGTAACCTCGATGAGGTCTCCAGCACAGTGAAAGAGACAAACATAGGGGCTATTGAGTATAAGACGAGGAAGAAACAGTATAACAGTCACACTGTCACACACAATGGAGGGGACCGTACCAACACTGCACAACTGCAAGCGGCCAAACTAGCAAATGATTCTCATACTCGACCCATATCAAGCAAAACACTTACAAAAGATGGGCAGAGATCAACGGGAAGTGAAATCCAGGACGGTGATCAACAGATAAACTGGAGAGAGATGTCACAAAGTAAGATGATTCAGAATAGCTTACTGACTTCAGAGAAGTCCGGGATGAGCTTTTCTGTGGATGAAAACATCAAGCAAGAGGTAAAGAATTCCAGAGAGTGCAGGAAAACTCATGGGTTTATCCCAGAGTTCCCTGTGAAAGCCCTTCCAGGGGTCAGCCGAGAGGTCACGGAGCGAGACCTCATCAGGATACACAGTCAGCGATGGCACGGTGTGAATGGCTGTTACGATAACCAGAATAACTGGTATGACTGGACTCAGTCCATCACCCTGGATCCATATGGGGATGGAAGTAAATTTAAGATTTTGCCTTATGTTGGCATAGATTATAGAGTATGA
- the LOC128022572 gene encoding exportin-2, with amino-acid sequence MRVVVTAHSCETFETSRRPVINRALQHTVNAIMELNDRNLQTLTEYLQKTLSPDPAVRRPAEKFLESVEGNQNYPILLLTMLEKSQDEVIRVCAAVTFKNYIKRNWRVVEDEPNKISDPDRTAIKANIVNLMLSSPEQIQKQLSDAISIIGREDFPQKWPDLLTEMVTRFQSGDFYIINGILRTAHSLFKRYRHEFKSNELWSEIKLVLDTFAQPLTELFKATIDLCQTHATDINALKVLFSSLTLISKLFYSLNFQDLPEFFEDNMETWMTNFHNLLTLDNKLLQTDDEEEAGLLELLKSQICDNAALYAQKYDEEFQPYLPRFVTAIWNLLVTTGQEVKYDLLVSNAIQFLASVCERPHYKHLFEDQNVLTSICEKVIVPNMEFRSADEEAFEDNSEEYIIRDLEGSDIDTRRRAACDLVRGLCKFFEGPVTGIFSGYVSSMLTEYAKNPGVNWKHKDAAIYLVTSLASKAQTQKHGITQANELVNLSEFFVNHILVDLKSPNVNEFPVLKADAIKYVMTFRSQLPKEQLLEAVPLLVAHLQAESIVQHTYAAHALERLFTMRGANNTTLITSTEMAPFTEQLLNNLFKSLAIPGSSENEYIMKAIMRSFSLLQEAIVPYIPTLIGQLTHKLLLVSKNPSKPHFNHYLFESLCLSIRITCKANPDTVNSFEEALFPVFTEILQNDVQEFVPYVFQVMSLLLEIHTSSIPSSYMALFPHLLQPVLWERTGNIPPLVRLLQAYLEKGAGAIASTAADKIPGLLGVFQKLIASKANDHQGFYLLNSIVEHMPTDSITQYRKQIFILLFQRLQSSKTTKFVKSFLVFINLYCVKYGAIALQEIFDSIQPKMFGMVVEKIIIPEVQKVSGPVEKKICAVGITKILTECPAMMDTEYTKLWTPLLQSLIGLFELPEDDSIPDDEHFIDIEDTPGYQTAFSQLAFAGKKEHDPIGDAVSNPKILLAQSLHKLSTACPGRVPSMLSTSLPAEALQYLQGYLQAATVQLV; translated from the exons ATGCGCGTAGTCGTGACCGCGCACTCGTGTGAGACGTTTGAAACTTCTCGCCGCCCAGTGATTAACAGAGCACTTCAACATACGGTTAACG CAATCATGGAGCTCAATGATAGAAATCTCCAAACCCTGACTGAGTATCTGCAGAAAACACTAAGCCCTGACCCAGCTGTGAGACGCCCAG CCGAGAAATTTCTGGAATCGGTGGAGGGAAACCAGAACTACCCCATTTTACTGCTCACAATGCTAGAGAAGTCCCAGGACGAGGTCATTCGCGTGTGTGCGGCCGTCACCTTCAAGAACTACATCAAGAGGAACTGGCGCGTG GTTGAGGATGAACCAAACAAAATCTCCGATCCTGACCGGACTGCTATTAAAGCCAACATTGTAAATTTGATGTTAAGCAGCCCAGAGCAAATTCAAAAACAG CTGAGTGATGCCATCAGCATCATCGGAAGAGAGGATTTTCCTCAGAAATGGCCGGATCTCCTGACCGAGATGGTGACTCGCTTCCAGAGCGGGGACTTCTACATCATCAATGGGATTCTTCGCACGGCACACTCTCTTTTTAAAAG ATATCGCCATGAGTTTAAGTCCAATGAGCTGTGGTCCGAGATCAAGCTGGTGCTGGACACATTCGCACAGCCTCTCACTGAACTTTTCAAG GCTACGATTGATTTGTGTCAAACTCATGCAACCGATATCAATGCCCTGAAAGTGCTCTTCTCTTCCCTAACACTTATTTCAAAACTTTTCTACAGCCTTAACTTCCAG GATCTCCCAGAGTTCTTTGAGGATAACATGGAGACTTGGATGACCAATTTTCATAACTTACTGACTTTGGATAACAAGTTGTTGCAAACAGAT GATGAGGAGGAGGCTGGTCTGTTGGAGCTGTTAAAGTCTCAAATCTGTGATAACGCAGCACTTTATGCTCAAAAATACGATGAAGAGTTTCAGCCTTACTTGCCTCGCTTCGTCACAGCTATCTGGAACCTGCTGGTCACAACTGGTCAGGAGGTTAAATATGACTTG CTTGTGAGCAATGCTATCCAGTTTTTGGCGTCAGTGTGTGAGCGGCCGCACTATAAGCATCTCTTCGAAGACCAAAATGTTCTCACCAGCATCTGTGAGAAGGTCATCGTACCCAACATGGAGTTCAGAA GTGCAGATGAAGAGGCTTTTGAAGATAACTCAGAAGAGTACATCATCAGAGACCTTGAAGGCTCAG ACATCGACACGAGGCGTAGAGCGGCCTGTGATTTGGTGCGAGGCCTCTGTAAGTTCTTTGAGGGCCCGGTGACGGGCATCTTCTCTGGCTATGTGAGCTCCATGCTGACAGAATATGCCAAGAACCCAGGGGTGAACTGGAAACACAAAGATGCTGCTATCTACCTGGTCACATCTCTGGCCTCGAAAGCTCAGACACAAAAG CATGGAATAACACAAGCCAATGAGCTGGTGAACCTGTCCGAATTCTTTGTCAACCACATTCTAGTAGACCTGAAATCTCCCAATG TGAACGAGTTTCCAGTTTTGAAAGCAGATGCCATCAAGTATGTCATGACCTTCAGGAGTCAA CTCCCTAAAGAGCAGCTGCTGGAGGCTGTCCCTCTCCTGGTGGCCCACCTGCAGGCAGAGAGCATCGTTCAGCACACCTACGCAGCACATGCACTCGAGAGACTCTTCACCATGAGAGGAGCCAACAACACcactct CATCACTTCTACTGAAATGGCACCCTTCACAGAACAGTTACTCAACAATCTGTTCAAATCTTTAGCAATCCCTGGCTCATCTGAGAACGAGTACATCATGAAAG CCATCATGAGGAGTTTCTCCCTCTTACAGGAAGCCATTGTGCCCTACATCCCCACTCTCATTGGCCAGCTCACCCATAAGCTTCTCCTCGTCAGCAAG AATCCCAGTAAGCCACATTTCAACCATTACCTGTTTGAGTCCCTGTGCCTGTCCATCAGGATCACCTGCAAGGCCAATCCAGACACGGTGAACAGCTTCGAAGAGGCCCTGTTTCCTGTGTTTACTGAGATCCTCCAGAATGATGTGCAGG AGTTTGTGCCGTACGTCTTCCAGGTGATGTCTCTGCTGCTGGAGATCCACACCAGCTCCATCCCCTCCTCCTACATGGCCCTGTTTCCTCACCTCCTGCAGCCCGTGCTGTGGGAACGCACCGGAAACATCCCTCCGCTCGTGCGGCTGCTGCAGGCCTATCTGGAGAAAGGAGCCGGCGCCATCGCCAGCACAGCCGCTGATAAGATT CCTGGTCTTCTTGGAGTATTCCAGAAGCTCATCGCATCCAAGGCTAACGACCATCAAGGCTTCTATCTGCTCAACAGTATAGTGGAGCACATGCCTAC agatTCCATCACCCAGTACAGGAAACAGATCTTTATTTTGCTTTTCCAGAGGCTTCAGAGCTCCAAGACTACAAAATTTGTTAAGA GCTTCCTGGTGTTCATTAACCTTTATTGTGTGAAATATGGAGCAATTGCATTGCAGGAGATATTTGATAGCATCCAGCCAAA GATGTTTGGCATGGTTGTAGAGAAGATCATAATTCCCGAGGTGCAGAAGGTCTCGGGGCCGGTGGAGAAGAAGATCTGTGCTGTGGGCATCACTAAGATCCTCACTGAGTGTCCCGCCATGATGGACACGGAGTACACCAAACTCTG GACTCCTTTGTTGCAGTCTTTGATTGGTCTGTTCGAGTTACCTGAAGACGACAGCATCCCAGACGATGAGCATTTCATAGACATCGAGGACACTCCTGGATACCAGACCGCTTTCTCACAGCTTGCATTCGCAGGCAAGAAAGAGCATGACCCCATCGGAGACGCTGTCAGCAATCCCAAAATCCTCCTAGCTCAGTCCTTACACAAACTCTCCACCGCCTGTCCTGGAAGG GTGCCCTCCATGTTGAGCACCAGTCTGCCAGCAGAAGCTCTTCAGTACCTGCAGGGTTACCTTCAGGCTGCCACCGTACAGCTGGTGTAG